From Sceloporus undulatus isolate JIND9_A2432 ecotype Alabama chromosome 6, SceUnd_v1.1, whole genome shotgun sequence, one genomic window encodes:
- the CIB2 gene encoding calcium and integrin-binding family member 2, giving the protein MGNKQTIFTDEQLDAYQDCSFFTRKEILRLHGRYHELAPHVVPMDYTRNPDVRVPMQLIINMPELKENPFRERIVHSFSEVEDGSLSFNDFVDMFSALSETAPRELKATYAFKVYDFNCDNFICKSDLEQTLNKLTKEDLTEEEVTLVCEKVIEEADMDADGKLGYSDFENMISKAPDFLSTFHIRI; this is encoded by the exons ATGGGTAACAAGCAGACGATCTTTACAGACGAACAGTTAGACGCTTACCAG GATTGCAGCTTCTTCACGCGAAAGGAAATTCTCCG GTTGCACGGGCGTTACCACGAACTGGCACCCCACGTGGTACCCATGGACTATACCAGGAACCCAGATGTTAGAGTACCTATGCAGCTGATAATAAACATGCCAGAGCTAAAG GAAAATCCCTTCCGGGAAAGGATTGTCCACTCTTTTTCGGAGGTTGAAGATGGGAGCCTGAGCTTCAATGATTTTGTCGACATGTTCTCCGCACTCAGCGAAACGGCTCCCCGAGAGCTCAAAGCAACCTATGCCTTTAAGGTCTATG attttaaCTGCGACAActtcatctgcaaatctgatctGGAGCAAACCCTCAACAAGCTGACAAAGGAGGACCTCACGGAAGAAGAGGTCACCTTGGTTTGCGAGAAGGTCATTGAAGAAGCTGACATGGATGCCGATGGCAAGCTTGGCTATTCCGATTTTGAAAACATGATTTCCAAAGCTCCAGATTTTCTCAG